The genomic DNA AACGTTCTCTAAATGGGGATTTGACAGGCGGGGGGAGTTCCTTGAGCAAACACGAACGTGATGAAATTCGAGCAGAAGTGGATGCGGAGTTTGAGGCAGAGGAGCTGgcatcaaagaagaataagaGGAAGAAATCGCAGAAGAAAATCCAGGCTATGCCGGATGACTTGGGTTCCTTGTTTGGTGATGGCATTACTGGCAAACTACCTAGATACGCAAATAAAATAACTTTAAAGGTATAAATCCCAAAGGGAACATTTTTCCAAgcaagtttatttatttatttatttttgtcttttgtattaaattgTTATCATCAAACCATAATCTTTGTGATACTTAATGAAATGGTTCTATTAGTTCTCTTTAGGATCATGGAacaaataattttgtaaatttgtaCAATCTTGCCAGCTTGAAGTTATTCTTCTTCACTTGTTGTCCTTATGATGGTCATATATATTTGAAGTGGAGTTACTGGCTTTTTTATTGGTGGAATTGCATAAATTAGATTCAAAGTTGTTCACTTTAAGTTACAACGTTTTATTGTTCCATTCTTTTGTCACCTGCTTTAAATGTAAAATTTCACGtggtatttttttcttttaaatttcattttgccTTTTTCCCGATCACCGGCATCTTGTGTTCTTATTTGGATGTTGTCACATTACTCTAGTAGGAAATGTGGGGGCATTTGATGATCCAAGTCTTAACTAGTTTTCTTTCATTGATTTTCTTTGAACTTAAGCTCTGCTTTGATTATTTTATATGTGTTAGGTTATTTTCTAAGCTTCATAAATGAACTTAGTTTCTCTCTTTTGTATGCATATAGAATATTTCTCCTGGAATGAAGCTCTGGGGAGTTGTTGCTGAAGTAAATGAGAAGGATCTTGTAATTAGTCTTCCAGGCGGCTTACGTGGTTTAGTTCGTGCTGGTGATGCTCTTGATCCTGTTGTCAGTAATAAAGTTGAGGTACACCTGCATATAAACCTCTTTCTCAGGGGATATAGttgttcttcttctttatcttttCTTCATTATGGTTATCCTCCCATTTTTTCCATGTCATGCATGCAATCGTAGCATTGAGTTTCTTAGGGGATGAACCTTTTCTTGCCAGAACAATGAAGGGGATTTCCTCAAAAATATATTCTACCCTGGGCAGCTGGTTTCTTGCATTGTGCTGCAGTTGGATGATGATAAGAAGGAGACTGGCAAAAGAAAAATATGGCTTTCCTTGCGTCTCTCTTTTTTGCACAAAGGCTTCACCTTGGATGCTGTTCAAGAGGGGATGGTATGTTGATTAATCATCAGAGAATTGAATAATCTTGGCAATCTTTGTATTTCTTCCCCTGTAGGTTTAAATCTATATCATTGGCCATTAAATAATTGTTGTTATTGAAAAGCAGCTTTACATCAAGGAATTGgacaaaattattaaataattgttgttattgcaaaaattaaattattcttTGCAAGTTAACCATAagggaatttttttaaaaaaaaattgtcctCAATGCTGGATGCTCTTAAGTTCATATGGTAAGCTATCATAAATTTTTTCTATTTTGAAGCAGCTTTTAGTTAATCAAACTAAAATTATTTCTCTGgccaaaaataaaactaaaattagcTCATTATCCTTACTGATATTGCATTTTCCTCATGGAGATTATATTATCCAAGGTGAATATAGCAGTTTTACTTGTTTATCATCCACTTGAGTAGTGAAAAAAGGTTAACCAACAGATGATATTCTTTAAATACCTTTGAAAGTTTTTAGATATGAATATTTagaatttcttgaaaatttgtttAGTTGTAAATATTGAATGAACTTAGATGCTAATTGTTATGAACTATTATTATTGACAGTATTAATTATAACGATTGTTGTCGAACTATGCGCAGCTTTTGATTGTAAAATGGATAGGAGGAAACAAAGTTGAATGCTTCCCTGTTATGGTGGAAATTGTTGTAGGTTGAATGTTATATATGGTGGCATTCTTTAGGAATAGATGGTTAGGCTGCTTTTTCTGGTACATCAAATTGTTATAGGTTGTTGTAGGTTGTTGTTATAGATGATCAATGTTAATACCCTCTTGATGATGATGTTAATTTGGTATATGAAACTGGATATGATCGCAGGTTCTCACTGGATACGTTATAAGCATTGAAGATCATGGTTACATGCTTCACTTTGGACTATCGTCATTCACGGGGTTTTTACGAAAAGATGGCCATGCTGGTACATATTGGAACTTCTGTTCTTGTTACTTTTCCTTTGTCAATTGTCATTTTCCCTTGTACTATTATTGACCAAAGTAAAATCTTTTGgcttttttttatttgatttttttcaaaGTTCTTATTTATGCTCATTTTCTGAAACTAATGAGGTTGGGAATTTGAATGATTGTTTTGAATCTTGGAAGAGGTTCTAAGAATTTGGGGAACTCATGATGAAAATCTTTTTTAGAAAAGCTATGCACTGCCAGTTGTCTGTAATCAGCAAAGGTGTTGTTCATTGTGGTTTTGAGTATAATCTCTCGTATGAGGGGGAAGGAGTTAATGTGCAATTTGAGGCGGGTCTGCATTGCAAAATCTCTCAATTTTTTATCCACAATAAGAAAAACATAGCTATCTGAGAAATCGGTATTGTAGTCCATGCAACGCTTTTTGGGTTTATGTTACCAATAAAGCTTCTTGGGTTTCGCAACTTATAATCTCACTCTTGTAGTTATGCAAGTAGTTTACTTAAAACATACAAAAACAAGAGGCTTAGACTTGGTTTTAGGAGTTTCCTGGGATATAAGTTTGCACGCTGATTTTTCCATGTTTTTGCATTTTCAAGTTTCTGGAATTGCAAAACTCTCAATTTTTGACCCACAATAAGAAAACATAGCTATGGTAGGAAATCTGCATAATAGTTCATGCAAGGTTTCCTGGGTTTATGTTACCAAAAATGCTTCTTGGGTTTCGAAAACTTATAATTGCATGCTTGTTATATAAGTAGTTTACTTAGAAAATACAAAAACAAGAGGCATAGAGTTGGTTTTAGGAGTTTCCTGGGATATAATTTGGCACCACTGATTTTTTCATATTTCTGAAACTTTTTGACATGCTTGGGAAGGGTGCTATGTTGTATGCCAAGTTCTATTCTGTAGTGGATTAACTTATAAGTTACCTTTTTACCTTGTCTGTCTGAACACCTAATATTATATCAGTATTTTTGTTTTGGTTAAATCTTTCTTTTTAGTAAATTCTTTCCACCTTTTTGAATTAAAACATTTTGGCTTGGTTAAGGATGGTGCTATGTGGTTCTTACTGAATCATTTTCATGGTAAGTTCTTTTAGTAGAATATCTTATAACTAGCTTGCTCTGCACTTTTCATAACCACATTTAGATATGATACACAAACATTTCTTTTGGTGATCTCTTTCatgtttttcttaaaatttttccttttttccttttgttttcgTTTCAGAAAGCAAGGACGTTGAAGTGAGGACTGGACAGTTTTTACAAGGGGTTATTAAGAGCATTGATAAAACTCGCAAAGTTGTTAATTTGAGTTCTGACCCAGATACCGTGTCTAAATGTGTAGTATGGTTCTCATGTGCCATTGTTTTTCTTGTCTAATtggtttctcttttctttactctgGCTTGACATTCTTCTTTTCGCTGTTTTGTTATGCAGACCAAGGATCTTAAGGGCATCTCAATTGATCTTCTTATCCCTGGCATGTTGATTAATGCTTCGGTGCGGTCAACCCTTGAGAATGGTATCATGTTATCATTTCTGACATACTTTACTGGAACAGTAAGTTTACTGATTCTCATTAGAAAACTATCTGTAGGATGTTGATTGAATCGAGAACTAAGTTTGGTTTGTACAAGGCTACAGGCTATAATATTTTCCTACCTTGTTTGATTTATACAGGTTGATACGTgtcatttacaaaataaattccCTAATAAGAACTGGAAGGATGACTACAACCAAAATAAGAAGGTATTTTTCTTTGTGACTTTTATTGATAATAGCACCATATTCTTTCTGATTATTGTGATTTTCACTTTGTGCCAGGGAATCAATTCCGAACATCTCTTTAAACTTAATATATGATCTCTTACATTGTAACAAGGATCTTGTATTTTAATTTTGTCATCTGAAATGAAACAGTGTGACCTAATTCAGTATTATGGTATGGTAAGataataataaatcaattttCACTGTTCATGGCATGccttaaatttaaatttgtagGTGCTGTAGAATGAAATACAGGCTAGATCACGATTGAGCATTTGAGATACATTGCCATTAGTTGGCTTAACTATTTTGCAGCTATGTTGTGAATGATATACTATGGTTATTTTGAAGTACCTATTCTTGGGTTGCATATTAGGTATTAGTCTTCAAAAGTTCTAGTTTACAAGCATGAAACTTGTTAGTTTAATGGTTATTCCTTTGATTGTTTTGCCAAACTACATTTTCGTACACTGAAGGCATATTTTCCTGGTTATGTTTTTAACCTATTTTGTTTAACATTTTGTTGTATGTTGAAATTTGTAAATCATCAATCTTAAATATATactcatattttttattttgttcaggTTAATGCTCGGATATTGTTTATTGATCCCTCAACTAGAGCAGTTGGCTTGACCCTGAATCCTCATCTTGTTCATAACAAAGCTCCTCCATTGGTATGATTATTGAGGATATATTATATCTTCATGTTTGTTCTATTATAGATTCTGAGAATGTGAAGTTTGCTGTCATGACTTGAAGGTTATCTTATAATATCTACTCAGTTTGGGCTCCACACTTCTGATGAAAATTTGTTTTCTGAACCTAATGCAATTCTTTTCTATTTGGTGCAAGGAAATTGTGGTTCTCTGCCTTGATTTGCTGCCTATTACTTGTTCCGTTTTGAAGTGCACAAATTATTTATCATTCACATTTGATATTGTGACTTTTGAGAGTGGGCAGGAAGTGTCTGCCATCATTTGTCACTCTACTGCAAAGGCACTAATGATAATTGGCATTTCTTATAATTGTTCTGTGATTATGGTCATTCAGTTTTCTTCTGAGAATAATCTCATTTCTTATAATTGTTCTGTGATTATGTTTTTAACCTAATAACCTGTCATGCCTGTTCTGGACTAATGTGTTTTGGGTGTACATGCAGCATGTTAACATTGGAGATATTTTTGATCAGTCAAAAGTGGTCAGGGTCGATAGAGGGTTCGGTCTTCTGCTCGAAATCCCTTCTAAACCAGTGTCAACTCCAGCCTATGTGAATGTGTGTTTAATTTCTGCTTCAGATTTGTTTTTCATTGATATATTTGCATTTGCATCCTAGTTGCTAATTCAGTGTTTCAGGTATCTGATGTGGCTGAAGAGGAAGTCCGCAAGCTAGAAAAAAAGTTTAAGGAAGGCACTCAAGTTCGTGTTCGAATTCTTGGGTTCCGACACTTGGAAGGGCTTGCCACTGGTATTTTAAAGGTTGCTTTTTGCTTGCTTATACTTGAGTGTGCATTTGTTGGTAATAGAAAATTCCAAAATTTCTGCTTCATTTGAGATGCTGTATCTTGTTGATTTCAGTAGATAGCATTATACTTAATTTTCCCCCTTTGGTTTCTGCAAGCAGGCCAGTGCATTTGAAGGACCAGTTTTCACTCACTCAGATGTGAAACCTGGGATGGTGGTAAAAGCTAAAGTCACTTCACTTGACAGCTTTGGTGCCATTGTGCAATTTCCTGGTGGTGTGAAGGCACTATGTCCCACACGGCACTTGTCTGAATTTGAAATTGCAAAACCTGGAAAGAAGTTTAAGGTCATATCTGAAATGgtctattttgtttttattgaGATTTTTACTGCTAAATCTCAGACCATTGTTTCTCATTGGCATGTTTGGCTTTGCAGGTTGGAGCTGAATTAGTCTTCCGGGTGCTCGGTTGCAAGTCTAAGAGAATAACTGTCACTTACAAGAAAACTCTCGTATGTTCCTGTTTTGCTTATATTAGTGCCTTTTGAATTTCTCATTTGTTCTGCTCCTTTCCCAGTATTAGATAAGACAGCTATATGGACAAATTCTGACCTACTAGGGTCTATTGTTGGGGCATAATAGTCTTGTTGAATGGCTCTATCTTCTATCTCATCCCTTTGGATGGGGAGTTTGTGTTACTCATAATTGACATTTTATTGCTGCTTGTAGGGGGAATTTCTATAGAACCATATTTTTCTCTTGCGCTCCTTAACTGCCTGTTTTATGGTGGATCTGGTTTGAATAATTAGTTACTGTTATGAACACAATAATTGCAACTATATTGTCCATAAAGATGGAATCTATTTGGGATTGAGACTGACCACATTGGGAATTTCTATCTCTCTGCCAATAGTGACATTGGCTCTTAATgctccttttttaaaaaaaaaaaaaagataaacaaATTTGTATGGTCATGATTACTTCATGAACCCTCTAATATTAGCAATCCATGTCCATTAATATTCTATTAATTCTGAACAATACTTTGCTAATGGGTGCTCTTGCAGGTGAAATCGAAACTTGGTATTATTAGTTCTTATGCTGAAGCAACTGAGGGACTAGTAACTCATGGATGGATAACTAAAATTGAAAAGCATGGATTCTTTGTCCGGTTTTACAATGGAGTCCAAGGATTTGCACCTAGGTTGGTTCTCCAACCACAAAAGTAGAATTCCTATAATCGGTCCTTTTTTCTTTGAGTTTTTTCTCTCTTTCCTTTCATCATCATTATCTTGTGGGCTTGAAACAATTCAGTTTATTGACTTGAAATGTTTAGTTTTGCATTCCTTGATTATATTTCATGGTATATGTTGTTTGTTAATTATTTGTCATTTATTGATGAATGTTTGGAATTAAGCAACATTTAAGATAATGGATATTAGAATTTTGAAGTGATGAATTTAGGTTATGAAGGAAATTGAATGTATTGACAAGTAGAAACCCCCAGAATTCTTGAAATTAAATATGCTAGAGTTATAGTCTTATGCCTATAAGAGACTTTATCTACAATAGGAATAAAAATCTCCACTTGTTTGAAGTAATTAATAATGCAAGATGCAGGAATGTTTGACATATTAGTAATTGCTTCTTGATGACTTATTTTTTGCCCTCTACTTTTTAGTTATTGTGCTGAAAATTAGATTTGTAATTCATAATATGAAAAAAATCCGAACTGCTCAAACTGGGTGCAGAAGTGCTTTTCTGGGAATCTGAAATCACACTTTCTTCCCTTAATGCATCTTCTAACACCCCCCTCCCTGACATTTCCTTGCTATTTTTATCCATGatttttttcccttcttttttatGTTGGGCAATTCTTATCATCCTTTGCCTTAGTAATCTTCATTGATAATTGATTATTCATTATTACAAAATCAGATCCGAACTTGGCTTAGGACCAGGAGATGATCCAAATTCAATGTATCATGTGGGACAAGTTGTTAAATGCAGAGTAACCGGTTCTTCACCTGCTTCAAGGCATATCAATCTTAGTTTGCAGATGAGGCCCGTGAGGTTTGTTTCAATGAGTATCTGGTATATCTggttattatgaaaatatatctTTTCAGTTAGTGGACTTATTGGTGAACTAATACTTCTTCCCTGTCACCTTTTTCTTGCTGAAAACTTGATTGGTAAATAGCTGGGAACATCTTAATGCTGGTATCCAGTGACATTCAGCCCAAAAAGTTTTTGCTGATATATAACTATGTGCTAGTAATTTCTTTCCTCTGTGAAGTTGTATGGTGACACTGCTCTACTTCTGCTTGAAAATTTGAATGGCAGGATTTCTGAAGACGATATGGTCAAGTTGGGTAGCATAGTTTCTGGGGTTGTTGAGGGTTTAACTCCCTCTGCAGTAGTTATAAATGTTAACTCGAAAGCTCACTTGAAGGGTATGATATCTAATGAACATTTGGCAGATCATCATGGTATGCTTTTCTTTGCCTCTATAGAAATTTCCTTTTGTACTTTCTTGTGTTGGCTTTTTCTCAGGTTCTGTCTGGTTTTGCAGAACGTGCTGCCTTGTTGAAATCAATCCTGAAGCCTGGATATAAGTTTGATCAACTGCTGGTTCTAGGTAATCTTGTTTGTAGCTGCATCTTGTCAGTGTTTGTTATTATTTCCCCTTTCCAATTTTTAATCATCTCATTTTCTATCTGGAATGACagaaatttctatttaaggcagTTCCTGTTAACTAACAAATAGCGAATCTTCAGTGTAGGAAAGTATATAGAAAATGGATCAAACATAAGAAAAACAGATGTACTTGAGATGGGGGAAAATTGttttgcaaaaagaaaaaaaaaaaggattgtCCAAGGAGGGTGACTGCAACTGTATCTGATTCCTTGGGTAGAATATGTTTTCTCTGAGAAACTATTGACTTAAACCTCTTTGAAAATGTTCCAATCATAAGTtacggaaaaaaaaaaaaagaattagaaTAAGAAAGGCAATTATCTTGAATTTACTCACGTGGAATTGTATTTCTGGATCATCCTTGTCGGTTTTTCTCTTTAAAGAGACTCATTATGTGAGACATTGGTTTATTCTATTAATTAAATGCAGAGGATTTATTTAAATATcacttaaatcaaaataaatttacagcaatacaagAAATTTGACCTTTTAAAATGCTTCCTGCTTTGTTGCCCAGTGGATTATTGAGTAAATATCTATGCTAATCTCTTAAAAAATGCACTTGATTAGAGGCTTCTTATTATTTTTGGTTAATTCCATTTTTATCATGGGAATCAAATCAATTTAAACATGATTGAACTTGTATTTTCTCATCCAATCAGATCAGGCACTAGTCCTGTCACAAAACCTTCTTTGCAAATGAAAAGTCATTTTCTGTTTAGCATACTTCTGTGTCTGTCTGACTTTCATTTATGCGTGTCTTTCCCCTTTGTACATGTTTGATGCTTCATGGTCCCTCTTAACTTATGTACTTTCTGTTTCAACCTGCATCTTCAAGAAAGAAAGATTTTAAGTTTTTTAATAATTTGCTCCTTTCTTCTAGGAATGCTGATTTGTCCATATGGTGCTTTCTTTTGCTTTAGTATTTATTTTTCCAGTTTCTGTTTCTTGAGATTTCTCATGTTATTGTAGATATTGAGGGCAATAATATTGTACTCTCTGCAAAATTCTCTCTCATAAGTTCGGCTGAACAACTGCCTTCTGATAACAGTCAGATCCGACCTAACACAGTGGTTCATGTAAGTAACTGTGTTGCTCACAATTTTTACtaggaaataaaattataatcatATCCCCACTAAATTCAGAATCAAATCATAACCAAATCCCAACACAAATGCTCTATTTTCTATAATGCTGTCATCCGTTAGACTACACTGCAGTTTGATAAACTGTTCTGAGATTTACTTATTCTTTTTTGTGAATCAGGGCTATGTTTGTAATTTAATTGAAACTGGCTGCTTTGTCCGCTTTCTTGGGCGTTTGACTGGTTTCTCACCTCGAAGCAAGGTAACTGAGTTCTTATAGTTTCTCATATCTGTTTCATCCGGTATCTAGACATGTGCACATTACCTGACCTTGTTTGTTCCTTGTACATATTTTGAAGGCAATGGATGACCATAAGGCTGATCTCTCTGGAGCCTTTTACATTGGCCAATCTGTTCGCTGTAATATAGTCGATGTCAGTGAACTATTTAAAACCAAATTCTTTAATTTGCTTCATATATTTGAAGTATTTAATAAGCTGATTTTTCTTGTTCCACACTGTCACCCCTTCTTCTAGGTAAATAGTGAAACAGCAAGAATAACACTTTCTTTGAAGCAATCATGTTGTTCTTCAACAGATGCAACGTTTATTCAAGAATACTTTATTTTAGAGGAGAAGGTATATTCTTGTCATAATAAGAGCTTCTTTTTGTGATTCATGTTCAAGAAATGCTTATTTCTATTCAATAAACCTAATAATTGTAAAGCATGCTTTGTAAAATACTGTTGTGGTGATCCTCTCTGTGTGTGAAGTTAGGCTTTATTGTGACTGGTTTAAGTACTTTTATAATCAACTTGAAGTCTCAGGTTACTTATTgtgtctttttttattttttgtatttttccaattataattatattttaatgggTTTATTTAAAATGCTTAAATAGTATAAAATCCCTAGCTTCCTTTATGTTATGATGATGCACGTTTATGTTCTAGTCCTACTTCATGAAACGAGTTCATGATTGTTTAACCTTGTGAGCAATTCATACTAATCTAGAGAAATACCCAACCTAATCTTGGTGGTGATGCTGGTATAAAGACAGAAATATCATTTGAAATGAGCATTATTCCTTTGAGAAAATATGGAATGATCTGTAGGTGCCTAAATTTCTGTACAATGGATGTTGACTGTATTATGCTGTGAACATTGAGCTAAATGAACTTGTTACCTCTTGACCATAATTTATTTGTCTACGTCATTAAGGTACCGGTATTGTTTATTCAGGGTTCATTTAAATGTGTCTGTATTCATTATATTATGGACTGAAATGGCAGCAGTACCTTCAAATTTTGTGGTATTAGCATTGATCTTTTCATCTTAAGTTTTGCTACTGGATTCTGCTATATTTGACAATGAACTTGGCATGTCTGTTGAATTTAGATTGCTAGGCTGCAATCACTGGGCTCTGATGGATCTGAGTTGAAGTGGATTGAAGGATTTAATATTGGCAGTGTCATTGAGGCAAAAATTGGAGAGGCAAAGGATATTGGAGTAGTTGTCAGCTTTGACAAATATAACGATGTTTTAGGCTTTATCACACATTCTCAATGTATgtattttctcttaaatttttgttatctttattttttaattttcttgcAACAATTGACACCTAGTGTGTTGTAATATTTTCAGTAGGTGGACTTTCTTTAGAAACTGGATCTGTTGTACAAGCTGCAGTTCTTGATGTTGACAAGGCAGAACGCCTTGTTGATTTATCCTTGAAACCTGAATTTGTTGAGAAATCACAAGAGGGAAGCTCTAAAAGCCAACCACACAAAAAGGTTTAGCCCTATTTCGCACTTTATTTCTCTGCAGCCTTAATATGTATATCTATCAGATGAAAAATTTTTGGAATTAGAGTTTCTCTTGTCTTTTCTTTTTGAAACATTGATCTTTTCCCCTTTTTGAAGTTTTTGCGGTAGACTTTGTTTTGAGCCTAACTTGAACTTTATTGATCTTAGAAACGCAAAAGAGAAGCTTCCAAGGCCTTGGAGCTGCACCAAACAGTAAATGCTGTTGTGGAGATTGTGAAAGAACATTACTTGGTATGTAGGCAATGCTGTTCAATTTGTTGTCAGCTTACTGTAATTGTCTCATAAATTCTGAActctttttaatgttttattaggtTATTGCAATTCCTGAGTATAACCATGCCATAGGGTATGCATCAATAGCAGATTACAATACACAGAAGCTTCCGCAGAAACAATTTTTGAATGGGCAGAGGTGAGGTTGATTTTAGTGACCAATCCTTTTTTGCTTATTTTTCGCTTATTTGTATATGTAAATTGGCTGTAGTAATCTTTACAATGTTGTAATTGGTGTTTGGAGTTAATATCCTCCATTGTTTAATTGCTTCAATAGCAGCTCCATTTTTATCTTATGGATAAGGTgtcattttcatttttgtttgGTTTCTTTTCAAGTCCTGTAGTGGTCTTGAATGCTTGTTGTGGATGTGTTACTAATGCCTATCAAGCTTAAATACACTCGAAATGATTGATGCAGGGTTATTGCAACTGTTATGGCTCTTCCGAGTCCTGAAACGTCAGGAAGGTTGCTTTTACTCCTTAATTCAATTGGTGAGGTCACTGAGACATCCTGTTCAAAACGGGCCAAAAAGAAGTCTAGTTATAATGTGGGATCATTGGTTCCAGCAGAGGTGAAAAATTAGTGTTTGATCTTttagaactttgtttttcccttttttgggcttgtttgattcaaatacatCTATTGAATACTTGTGCTAAATGCTCCATAGGTTACTGAAATAATGCCCCTTGAGTTGAGATTGAAATTTGGAATTGGTTTCTGTGGACGGGTTCATATAACAGAGGTGAAATATAAGTTTCAGTATTATTGTTACTACTTATTTATGTAATaacctttaatgcatgtttatatAAAAGGCATGTTTAATTTTAAATTGTCTCATTGGCAGGTAAATGATAATAATGTTCTTGAAAAGCCATTTGGGAACTTCAAAGTTGGGCAGACAATCACTGCAAGGATTGTCGGAAAGCCTAATCAGAAGGGACACCTATGGGATTTGTCTATTAAACCCGCCATGCTTGCTGGTAAGACAATTTCTTGGAAACTTCTGTTGAATGCATGTGAATCTACTCTCAAGccatgatataaaaataaaaattattatatatttaaaatattaactacAAGGCAAATTACTTTTAGTTTCACTTTTTCTATAAGACTCGAGCTTGACTCATATGATCAAAGCACACTTAAAAGTCAAAATCAAGATCAAGTCATTTGTCT from Gossypium arboreum isolate Shixiya-1 chromosome 9, ASM2569848v2, whole genome shotgun sequence includes the following:
- the LOC108456704 gene encoding rRNA biogenesis protein RRP5 — protein: MAASSKKFQKKKSNEGKRKFNKASKKQFKTKKDGAVKSEAVALQLEDDVPDFPRGGGSSLSKHERDEIRAEVDAEFEAEELASKKNKRKKSQKKIQAMPDDLGSLFGDGITGKLPRYANKITLKNISPGMKLWGVVAEVNEKDLVISLPGGLRGLVRAGDALDPVVSNKVENNEGDFLKNIFYPGQLVSCIVLQLDDDKKETGKRKIWLSLRLSFLHKGFTLDAVQEGMVLTGYVISIEDHGYMLHFGLSSFTGFLRKDGHAESKDVEVRTGQFLQGVIKSIDKTRKVVNLSSDPDTVSKCVTKDLKGISIDLLIPGMLINASVRSTLENGIMLSFLTYFTGTVDTCHLQNKFPNKNWKDDYNQNKKVNARILFIDPSTRAVGLTLNPHLVHNKAPPLHVNIGDIFDQSKVVRVDRGFGLLLEIPSKPVSTPAYVNVSDVAEEEVRKLEKKFKEGTQVRVRILGFRHLEGLATGILKASAFEGPVFTHSDVKPGMVVKAKVTSLDSFGAIVQFPGGVKALCPTRHLSEFEIAKPGKKFKVGAELVFRVLGCKSKRITVTYKKTLVKSKLGIISSYAEATEGLVTHGWITKIEKHGFFVRFYNGVQGFAPRSELGLGPGDDPNSMYHVGQVVKCRVTGSSPASRHINLSLQMRPVRISEDDMVKLGSIVSGVVEGLTPSAVVINVNSKAHLKGMISNEHLADHHERAALLKSILKPGYKFDQLLVLDIEGNNIVLSAKFSLISSAEQLPSDNSQIRPNTVVHGYVCNLIETGCFVRFLGRLTGFSPRSKAMDDHKADLSGAFYIGQSVRCNIVDVNSETARITLSLKQSCCSSTDATFIQEYFILEEKIARLQSLGSDGSELKWIEGFNIGSVIEAKIGEAKDIGVVVSFDKYNDVLGFITHSQLGGLSLETGSVVQAAVLDVDKAERLVDLSLKPEFVEKSQEGSSKSQPHKKKRKREASKALELHQTVNAVVEIVKEHYLVIAIPEYNHAIGYASIADYNTQKLPQKQFLNGQRVIATVMALPSPETSGRLLLLLNSIGEVTETSCSKRAKKKSSYNVGSLVPAEVTEIMPLELRLKFGIGFCGRVHITEVNDNNVLEKPFGNFKVGQTITARIVGKPNQKGHLWDLSIKPAMLADAGEIGVKTALEEFDFSTGQLVTGYVYKVDSEWAWLTISRHVKARLFILDTGCEPNELQQFQERFKVGKPVSGHILNVNKDKKLLQIVRHPLGALSTRNVGDEDKRKGESGNNISDESVTAHIHEGDILGGRISKILPGIGGLVVQIGPNNYGRVHFTELKDAWESDPLSGYHEGQFVKCKVLEVSHSTKGTIHIDLSLRLSLDGLIPKNPLELASDVDSTSKRAEKVEDLYPNMAVQGYVKNVIPKGCFIMLSRKVDAKILMSNLSNGYVNDPKKEFPIGKLVSGRVLAVEPLSKRVEVTLKNSDTKGTSKSEINDFSRLHVGDIVSGRIRRVESYGLFITLDHTNMVGLCHFSELSDDHIENIQTNYAAGEKVKAKILKLDEERHRISLGMKNSYFTDDIDFQITEQEESDEDIEETGVADDDADDEARSILLTDSTGMDIEYGSGVSDVLAQAESRASIPPLDVTLDDIEHSDMENFISQNQENNEVTAVDEKSKRRAKKKAKEEREREIRAAEERQLEKDIPRTTDEFEKLVRSSPNSSFVWIKYMAFMLNSADIEKARAIAERALRTINIREETEKLNIWVAYFNLENQYGNPPEEAVQKVFQRALQYCDPKKVHFALLGMYERTEQHKLAEELLDKMSKKFKHSCKLWLRRVQMLLMQQQDRVQPVVNRALLCLPHHKHVKFISQAAILEFKSGVPDRGRSMFEGVLREYPKRTDLWSIYLDQEIRLGDEDVIRALFERAISLSLPPKKMKFLFKKYLNYEKSCGDEARIESVKRKAMDYVESTLT